Below is a genomic region from Acetobacter ghanensis.
GCGCGTTTTTATACGCATCCCGTCCATCCATCAGCGCAAACAGGGCAAACAGCACCATTTGCACCTGTTGTGGGGTAGAGAGGCCCGCCGTGTGGTTCAAAGCCACGGTGCGGCTGTCCGCCACCAGCCGGTCTATGAACTTCAGCCCCCGCACATCCGGCGTCAGGGACGCATAGCGTTTATCCAGTTCCTGTTTTTCGGCTTCTGGCAGGGCTTCCAGCGCCCGGTCCAGCACGTTGGACTGGTGCGTGGCCACAACCCCAAGCCGCCAGCCGGTCGAGCCAAAATACTTGGAAAAGGAATAGACCAGCACCGTATTGTGCGGGCAGGTGGCGTAAATGGACCGGAAGTCATCGGCAAATGTGCCGTACACATCATCGGTCACAATAATCAGATCAGGGCGTTTTTTTACAATTTCGGCAATATGGGCCAACCCAGCGTCACTCATCCGCACCGATGGGGGGTTGCTGGGATTGACGACCAGAAAAATTTTAACCGAAGGGTCCAGCAGTTTGTCCAGCTCTTCGGGCGGGTACTGCCAGCCTGCCTCCGGGTCCGCATTAATAGCTACTTCCTGCAACTGGTAGTCCCGCAGTTCGGGAATTTCCACATAGGGGGTAAAAACCGGCATACCGATGGCGGCCTTGTCCCCCGGCCGGATCAGCCCGTTCTGCCGCAGGGAGGCAAAAATATAGCTGATGGCGGCCGTCCCCCCTTCCAGCGCAAACAGGTCTGTCGTGTGTTCGGGCATGGTCCCGCCGGCCATTTCATGCAGCAGGTAGTGGCGCACCACTTTTTCCGCATAGCGCAGCATACGGGTGGGGTTGGGTAGTCGCACCCTAAAATGCCCGATGTCAGCTCCAGCAAAAAACCAATCTGCGGGCAGCCCCATCTGGTCCCGCACGTAGGAGAGTGCGCGCCGCAGGAAGGAAACTCCGGGCACATCCCTGTTGGCGACCAGGAAAGCCTCAAACCGCGCCTCTATCCCCTCCCGCCGGGGAACACCGCCCACGCCCTCCGCCATGTAGGAAAACGTGAGGGCAGAATCGGCTGCGGCAAACATGCCAAGCTGAAAAAACCCCTGCCGGGGCAACGTTGCCAAAAAGTTGGGGTTGCCACGCCCGGCATCCAGCATGGCCCGCTGCGCACGCCCGGAGGCCAGCCGGATAAGCTGGTCCTTGAGTTCAAACGGGCTGAGATGCCTGTATTTCTGAAAATCATCGGCTGGGGTGGACATGCCGCGCTTCCTTCAAACGGATATTCTTGTTGTTAGGAAACTTGCATGGACAGGGGGAGGAAAACCACC
It encodes:
- a CDS encoding bifunctional aspartate transaminase/aspartate 4-decarboxylase; translation: MSTPADDFQKYRHLSPFELKDQLIRLASGRAQRAMLDAGRGNPNFLATLPRQGFFQLGMFAAADSALTFSYMAEGVGGVPRREGIEARFEAFLVANRDVPGVSFLRRALSYVRDQMGLPADWFFAGADIGHFRVRLPNPTRMLRYAEKVVRHYLLHEMAGGTMPEHTTDLFALEGGTAAISYIFASLRQNGLIRPGDKAAIGMPVFTPYVEIPELRDYQLQEVAINADPEAGWQYPPEELDKLLDPSVKIFLVVNPSNPPSVRMSDAGLAHIAEIVKKRPDLIIVTDDVYGTFADDFRSIYATCPHNTVLVYSFSKYFGSTGWRLGVVATHQSNVLDRALEALPEAEKQELDKRYASLTPDVRGLKFIDRLVADSRTVALNHTAGLSTPQQVQMVLFALFALMDGRDAYKNALKRLLHRRELALYRDLGVKAPDDDGSTHYYTLIDLSKVVTQLYGRRFARWLITRVDYQTILFRIAEETGVVLLPGDGFAVKRPSARASLANLSEYQYAAIGSALRRMADEYYEQYCEQKAARGTASKPDTH